From Neodiprion pinetum isolate iyNeoPine1 chromosome 7, iyNeoPine1.2, whole genome shotgun sequence, a single genomic window includes:
- the d4 gene encoding zinc finger protein ubi-d4 A isoform X1, with amino-acid sequence MATVTALPASHHLIQVVNESNLSKIESFLNDTAYREAIENSSNYNTRLCRERRLRMPFLDSQTGVAQNHSALFMSARERIPGLMHGQVYTYPSKRWRKKRRQYLMHYLHPKRGTRGDIDDGVEGADGIVAGLNDDSKDSVALKDEHSKDAWYYDEQDMLDMDAFDEPDPDSDYDYEESYSSKRRRRRPRGGAHHPIRGHPPTVDSPGAKRTKGGGRGRKKANYDNADSDKPFVCDLCGARYKTRPGLVYHYGHSHSTSSGDPAKEPSPSPADVESWSAADVNALDQPGGTRRGRQSTASSSNPTPPPAAPLANAGGAAVPQQQQQPPLAVQSSAAPSSPTVPTPKDDLQSAVPSPGTAVPSPSSAKPEAGPTTTTSAPSGEKKVGKAAQPSPYCDFCLGDARENKKTGGSEELVSCSDCGRSGHPTCLQFTANMIVSVRKYRWQCIECKCCSICGTSDNDDQLLFCDDCDRGYHMYCLAPPLASPPEGSWSCQLCLAEFHRHD; translated from the exons ATGGCGACGGTGACAGCTCTCCCAGCGTCCCATCACCTAATTCAAGTAGTGAACGAGTCGAATTTGAGTAAAATCGAGAG CTTCCTGAACGACACCGCCTATAGAGAAGCCATAGAGAATTCTTCCAATTATAACACAAGACTATGCAGAGAACGAAGACTGCGAATGCCCTTCCTCGACTCGCAAACTG GAGTCGCCCAAAATCACTCGGCTCTCTTCATGTCGGCTCGAGAACGAATCCCAGGCTTGATGCATGGTCAGGTATATACTTACCCGAGCAAACGATGGCGGAAAAAGCGGCGACAGTATCTGATGCACTATCTTCACCCAAAACGAGGCACCCGAGGGGATATAGATGACGGAGTCGAAGGAGCCGACGGAATTGTTGCGGGACTAAATGATGACAGCAAAGATTCTGTTGCTCTCAAAG atgaaCATAGTAAGGATGCTTGGTACTATGATGAGCAAGACATGCTGGACATGGATGCCTTCGACGAACCCGATCCAGACAGTGACTATGACTACGAAGAAAGTTATAGTAGTAAAAGACGGAGAAGAAGGCCCCGAGGTGGAGCCCACCATCCTATCAGGGGACATCCACCCACCGTGGACAGTCCTGGGGCCAAAAGAACAAAG GGTGGAGGTCGTGGGAGAAAGAAAGCTAACTACGACAATGCCGACTCCGATAAGCCTTTCGTTTGTGACC TGTGCGGCGCTCGGTATAAAACCAGACCAGGTCTGGTATACCATTACGGTCATTCCCACTCTACCTCCTCTGGCGATCCTGCTAAGGAACCAAGTCCCAGTCCCGCAGATGTTGAATCGTGGAGTGCAGCTGATGTCAACGCTTTGGACCAGCCAG GTGGTACGCGAAGGGGTCGTCAGAGCACTGCTTCGTCGAGCAATCCGACCCCACCACCTGCAGCACCTCTGGCTAATGCCGGAGGAGCAGCAGTACctcaacagcaacaacaaccaCCATTGGCAGTTCAATCGTCTGCTGCGCCATCCTCCCCCACTGTACCGACTCCCAAGGACGACCTACAGTCGGCTGTTCCTTCTCCGGGTACTGCAgttccttctccttcttcagCAAAGCCCGAAGCGGgtccgacgacgacgacatcGGCGCCGAGCGGGGAAAAGAAAGTAGGAAAAGCTGCCCAGCCGTCTCCTTACTGCGACTTCTGCTTGGGCGATGctagagaaaataaaaaaactggtGGTTCAGAGGAGCTGGTGTCTTGCAGCGATTGCGGCCGCTCAG GCCATCCAACTTGTTTGCAATTCACCGCAAACATGATCGTCTCTGTACGCAAGTACAGATGGCAGTGTATCGAGTGTAAATGCTGCTCCATATGCGGTACATCGGACAACGAT GATCAGCTGCTGTTTTGCGATGACTGCGACCGCGGCTATCATATGTATTGTTTGGCTCCACCTCTCGCATCTCCACCGGAGGGTTCCTGGTCCTGTCAACTCTGCCTAGCCGAATTCCATCGGCATGACTAA
- the Iyd gene encoding iodotyrosine deiodinase 1 isoform X1, whose amino-acid sequence MPMLAYTYVDITAIESDMILQSLPFFANYWHYLLISLVSFLLFNTLARLSRVAKTARKILEQDKGEPESLNDEQGSDENDGEHLVEDDDDEPALPKDLEHVLYVYTRPSEEELIQRAREFYRVASARRTIRFFSPDPVPKEVIQEIVKSAGTAPSGAHTEPWTFVAVSDPRTKTAIREIVEKEEEINYKKRMGKKWTTDLQPLRTDWIKEYLTIAPYLILVFKQMYSIGPEGKRKIHYYNEMSVSIACGILLTAIQSTGLVTLTSTPLNCGPALRKLLNRPASEKLTLLLPVGYPARDATVPNLRRKSLSEILVEI is encoded by the exons TTGGCATATACGTACGTGGATATCACTGCCATTGAAAGCGACATGATTTTGCAGAGCCTTCCGTTCTTTGCCAATTACTGGCATTACCTTCTGATCAGCTTAgtctcttttcttcttttcaacaCCTTGGCTCGATTGTCGAGGGTAGCGAAAACCGCCAGGAAGATATTGGAACAGGATAAGGGTGAACCGGAATCCTTGAACGATGAGCAAGGATCAG ATGAAAATGATGGAGAACATTTAGTTGAGGACGATGATGACGAACCTGCTCTACCCAAGGACCTGGAACATGTGCTTTACGTTTACACAAGGCCTTCCGAAGAGGAGCTAATCCAAAGGGCGCGGGAGTTTTATCGGGTCGCTTCTGCTCGACGTACTATTAGATTCTTCAGTCCAGATCCTGTGCCGAAAGAAGTAATTCAGGAAATTGTTAAATCCGCCG GCACTGCTCCCAGTGGAGCGCACACCGAGCCCTGGACTTTTGTGGCGGTGTCAGACCCTCGGACAAAGACTGCAATCAGGGAAATTGTtgagaaagaggaagaaattaattacaaaaaaagaatgggaaaaaaatggaCAACCGATCTACAGCCGCTTCGGACCGATTGGATTAAGGAATATTTGACCATCGCGCCGTAcctgattttagtttttaaacAAATGTACAGCATCGGGCCtgagggaaagagaaagattCACTATTACAACGAAATGAGTGTTTCTATTGCTTGTGGTATACTTCTCACAGCAATACAG AGCACTGGATTGGTGACGCTAACATCAACTCCATTGAATTGTGGACCTGCGCTTCGTAAGCTCTTGAACCGTCCTGCATCTGAGAAATTAACACTGCTACTTCCGGTTGGTTATCCAGCCAGAGATGCAACAGTGCCTAATCTTCGTCGGAAATCGCTGTCAGAAATTcttgttgaaatatga
- the d4 gene encoding zinc finger protein ubi-d4 isoform X4, whose translation MATVTALPASHHLIQVVNESNLSKIESFLNDTAYREAIENSSNYNTRLCRERRLRMPFLDSQTGVAQNHSALFMSARERIPGLMHGQVYTYPSKRWRKKRRQYLMHYLHPKRGTRGDIDDGVEGADGIVAGLNDDSKDSVALKDEHSKDAWYYDEQDMLDMDAFDEPDPDSDYDYEESYSSKRRRRRPRGGAHHPIRGHPPTVDSPGAKRTKGGGRGRKKANYDNADSDKPFVCDPKPEAGPTTTTSAPSGEKKVGKAAQPSPYCDFCLGDARENKKTGGSEELVSCSDCGRSGHPTCLQFTANMIVSVRKYRWQCIECKCCSICGTSDNDDQLLFCDDCDRGYHMYCLAPPLASPPEGSWSCQLCLAEFHRHD comes from the exons ATGGCGACGGTGACAGCTCTCCCAGCGTCCCATCACCTAATTCAAGTAGTGAACGAGTCGAATTTGAGTAAAATCGAGAG CTTCCTGAACGACACCGCCTATAGAGAAGCCATAGAGAATTCTTCCAATTATAACACAAGACTATGCAGAGAACGAAGACTGCGAATGCCCTTCCTCGACTCGCAAACTG GAGTCGCCCAAAATCACTCGGCTCTCTTCATGTCGGCTCGAGAACGAATCCCAGGCTTGATGCATGGTCAGGTATATACTTACCCGAGCAAACGATGGCGGAAAAAGCGGCGACAGTATCTGATGCACTATCTTCACCCAAAACGAGGCACCCGAGGGGATATAGATGACGGAGTCGAAGGAGCCGACGGAATTGTTGCGGGACTAAATGATGACAGCAAAGATTCTGTTGCTCTCAAAG atgaaCATAGTAAGGATGCTTGGTACTATGATGAGCAAGACATGCTGGACATGGATGCCTTCGACGAACCCGATCCAGACAGTGACTATGACTACGAAGAAAGTTATAGTAGTAAAAGACGGAGAAGAAGGCCCCGAGGTGGAGCCCACCATCCTATCAGGGGACATCCACCCACCGTGGACAGTCCTGGGGCCAAAAGAACAAAG GGTGGAGGTCGTGGGAGAAAGAAAGCTAACTACGACAATGCCGACTCCGATAAGCCTTTCGTTTGTGACC CAAAGCCCGAAGCGGgtccgacgacgacgacatcGGCGCCGAGCGGGGAAAAGAAAGTAGGAAAAGCTGCCCAGCCGTCTCCTTACTGCGACTTCTGCTTGGGCGATGctagagaaaataaaaaaactggtGGTTCAGAGGAGCTGGTGTCTTGCAGCGATTGCGGCCGCTCAG GCCATCCAACTTGTTTGCAATTCACCGCAAACATGATCGTCTCTGTACGCAAGTACAGATGGCAGTGTATCGAGTGTAAATGCTGCTCCATATGCGGTACATCGGACAACGAT GATCAGCTGCTGTTTTGCGATGACTGCGACCGCGGCTATCATATGTATTGTTTGGCTCCACCTCTCGCATCTCCACCGGAGGGTTCCTGGTCCTGTCAACTCTGCCTAGCCGAATTCCATCGGCATGACTAA
- the d4 gene encoding zinc finger protein ubi-d4 A isoform X3: MATVTALPASHHLIQVVNESNLSKIESFLNDTAYREAIENSSNYNTRLCRERRLRMPFLDSQTGVAQNHSALFMSARERIPGLMHGQVYTYPSKRWRKKRRQYLMHYLHPKRGTRGDIDDGVEGADGIVAGLNDDSKDSVALKDEHSKDAWYYDEQDMLDMDAFDEPDPDSDYDYEESYSSKRRRRRPRGGAHHPIRGHPPTVDSPGAKRTKGGGRGRKKANYDNADSDKPFVCDLCGARYKTRPGLVYHYGHSHSTSSGDPAKEPSPSPADVESWSAADVNALDQPAKPEAGPTTTTSAPSGEKKVGKAAQPSPYCDFCLGDARENKKTGGSEELVSCSDCGRSGHPTCLQFTANMIVSVRKYRWQCIECKCCSICGTSDNDDQLLFCDDCDRGYHMYCLAPPLASPPEGSWSCQLCLAEFHRHD; encoded by the exons ATGGCGACGGTGACAGCTCTCCCAGCGTCCCATCACCTAATTCAAGTAGTGAACGAGTCGAATTTGAGTAAAATCGAGAG CTTCCTGAACGACACCGCCTATAGAGAAGCCATAGAGAATTCTTCCAATTATAACACAAGACTATGCAGAGAACGAAGACTGCGAATGCCCTTCCTCGACTCGCAAACTG GAGTCGCCCAAAATCACTCGGCTCTCTTCATGTCGGCTCGAGAACGAATCCCAGGCTTGATGCATGGTCAGGTATATACTTACCCGAGCAAACGATGGCGGAAAAAGCGGCGACAGTATCTGATGCACTATCTTCACCCAAAACGAGGCACCCGAGGGGATATAGATGACGGAGTCGAAGGAGCCGACGGAATTGTTGCGGGACTAAATGATGACAGCAAAGATTCTGTTGCTCTCAAAG atgaaCATAGTAAGGATGCTTGGTACTATGATGAGCAAGACATGCTGGACATGGATGCCTTCGACGAACCCGATCCAGACAGTGACTATGACTACGAAGAAAGTTATAGTAGTAAAAGACGGAGAAGAAGGCCCCGAGGTGGAGCCCACCATCCTATCAGGGGACATCCACCCACCGTGGACAGTCCTGGGGCCAAAAGAACAAAG GGTGGAGGTCGTGGGAGAAAGAAAGCTAACTACGACAATGCCGACTCCGATAAGCCTTTCGTTTGTGACC TGTGCGGCGCTCGGTATAAAACCAGACCAGGTCTGGTATACCATTACGGTCATTCCCACTCTACCTCCTCTGGCGATCCTGCTAAGGAACCAAGTCCCAGTCCCGCAGATGTTGAATCGTGGAGTGCAGCTGATGTCAACGCTTTGGACCAGCCAG CAAAGCCCGAAGCGGgtccgacgacgacgacatcGGCGCCGAGCGGGGAAAAGAAAGTAGGAAAAGCTGCCCAGCCGTCTCCTTACTGCGACTTCTGCTTGGGCGATGctagagaaaataaaaaaactggtGGTTCAGAGGAGCTGGTGTCTTGCAGCGATTGCGGCCGCTCAG GCCATCCAACTTGTTTGCAATTCACCGCAAACATGATCGTCTCTGTACGCAAGTACAGATGGCAGTGTATCGAGTGTAAATGCTGCTCCATATGCGGTACATCGGACAACGAT GATCAGCTGCTGTTTTGCGATGACTGCGACCGCGGCTATCATATGTATTGTTTGGCTCCACCTCTCGCATCTCCACCGGAGGGTTCCTGGTCCTGTCAACTCTGCCTAGCCGAATTCCATCGGCATGACTAA
- the Iyd gene encoding iodotyrosine deiodinase 1 isoform X2, with product MILQSLPFFANYWHYLLISLVSFLLFNTLARLSRVAKTARKILEQDKGEPESLNDEQGSDENDGEHLVEDDDDEPALPKDLEHVLYVYTRPSEEELIQRAREFYRVASARRTIRFFSPDPVPKEVIQEIVKSAGTAPSGAHTEPWTFVAVSDPRTKTAIREIVEKEEEINYKKRMGKKWTTDLQPLRTDWIKEYLTIAPYLILVFKQMYSIGPEGKRKIHYYNEMSVSIACGILLTAIQSTGLVTLTSTPLNCGPALRKLLNRPASEKLTLLLPVGYPARDATVPNLRRKSLSEILVEI from the exons ATGATTTTGCAGAGCCTTCCGTTCTTTGCCAATTACTGGCATTACCTTCTGATCAGCTTAgtctcttttcttcttttcaacaCCTTGGCTCGATTGTCGAGGGTAGCGAAAACCGCCAGGAAGATATTGGAACAGGATAAGGGTGAACCGGAATCCTTGAACGATGAGCAAGGATCAG ATGAAAATGATGGAGAACATTTAGTTGAGGACGATGATGACGAACCTGCTCTACCCAAGGACCTGGAACATGTGCTTTACGTTTACACAAGGCCTTCCGAAGAGGAGCTAATCCAAAGGGCGCGGGAGTTTTATCGGGTCGCTTCTGCTCGACGTACTATTAGATTCTTCAGTCCAGATCCTGTGCCGAAAGAAGTAATTCAGGAAATTGTTAAATCCGCCG GCACTGCTCCCAGTGGAGCGCACACCGAGCCCTGGACTTTTGTGGCGGTGTCAGACCCTCGGACAAAGACTGCAATCAGGGAAATTGTtgagaaagaggaagaaattaattacaaaaaaagaatgggaaaaaaatggaCAACCGATCTACAGCCGCTTCGGACCGATTGGATTAAGGAATATTTGACCATCGCGCCGTAcctgattttagtttttaaacAAATGTACAGCATCGGGCCtgagggaaagagaaagattCACTATTACAACGAAATGAGTGTTTCTATTGCTTGTGGTATACTTCTCACAGCAATACAG AGCACTGGATTGGTGACGCTAACATCAACTCCATTGAATTGTGGACCTGCGCTTCGTAAGCTCTTGAACCGTCCTGCATCTGAGAAATTAACACTGCTACTTCCGGTTGGTTATCCAGCCAGAGATGCAACAGTGCCTAATCTTCGTCGGAAATCGCTGTCAGAAATTcttgttgaaatatga
- the d4 gene encoding zinc finger protein ubi-d4 A isoform X2 yields the protein MATVTALPASHHLIQVVNESNLSKIESFLNDTAYREAIENSSNYNTRLCRERRLRMPFLDSQTGVAQNHSALFMSARERIPGLMHGQVYTYPSKRWRKKRRQYLMHYLHPKRGTRGDIDDGVEGADGIVAGLNDDSKDSVALKDEHSKDAWYYDEQDMLDMDAFDEPDPDSDYDYEESYSSKRRRRRPRGGAHHPIRGHPPTVDSPGAKRTKGGGRGRKKANYDNADSDKPFVCDRGTRRGRQSTASSSNPTPPPAAPLANAGGAAVPQQQQQPPLAVQSSAAPSSPTVPTPKDDLQSAVPSPGTAVPSPSSAKPEAGPTTTTSAPSGEKKVGKAAQPSPYCDFCLGDARENKKTGGSEELVSCSDCGRSGHPTCLQFTANMIVSVRKYRWQCIECKCCSICGTSDNDDQLLFCDDCDRGYHMYCLAPPLASPPEGSWSCQLCLAEFHRHD from the exons ATGGCGACGGTGACAGCTCTCCCAGCGTCCCATCACCTAATTCAAGTAGTGAACGAGTCGAATTTGAGTAAAATCGAGAG CTTCCTGAACGACACCGCCTATAGAGAAGCCATAGAGAATTCTTCCAATTATAACACAAGACTATGCAGAGAACGAAGACTGCGAATGCCCTTCCTCGACTCGCAAACTG GAGTCGCCCAAAATCACTCGGCTCTCTTCATGTCGGCTCGAGAACGAATCCCAGGCTTGATGCATGGTCAGGTATATACTTACCCGAGCAAACGATGGCGGAAAAAGCGGCGACAGTATCTGATGCACTATCTTCACCCAAAACGAGGCACCCGAGGGGATATAGATGACGGAGTCGAAGGAGCCGACGGAATTGTTGCGGGACTAAATGATGACAGCAAAGATTCTGTTGCTCTCAAAG atgaaCATAGTAAGGATGCTTGGTACTATGATGAGCAAGACATGCTGGACATGGATGCCTTCGACGAACCCGATCCAGACAGTGACTATGACTACGAAGAAAGTTATAGTAGTAAAAGACGGAGAAGAAGGCCCCGAGGTGGAGCCCACCATCCTATCAGGGGACATCCACCCACCGTGGACAGTCCTGGGGCCAAAAGAACAAAG GGTGGAGGTCGTGGGAGAAAGAAAGCTAACTACGACAATGCCGACTCCGATAAGCCTTTCGTTTGTGACC GTGGTACGCGAAGGGGTCGTCAGAGCACTGCTTCGTCGAGCAATCCGACCCCACCACCTGCAGCACCTCTGGCTAATGCCGGAGGAGCAGCAGTACctcaacagcaacaacaaccaCCATTGGCAGTTCAATCGTCTGCTGCGCCATCCTCCCCCACTGTACCGACTCCCAAGGACGACCTACAGTCGGCTGTTCCTTCTCCGGGTACTGCAgttccttctccttcttcagCAAAGCCCGAAGCGGgtccgacgacgacgacatcGGCGCCGAGCGGGGAAAAGAAAGTAGGAAAAGCTGCCCAGCCGTCTCCTTACTGCGACTTCTGCTTGGGCGATGctagagaaaataaaaaaactggtGGTTCAGAGGAGCTGGTGTCTTGCAGCGATTGCGGCCGCTCAG GCCATCCAACTTGTTTGCAATTCACCGCAAACATGATCGTCTCTGTACGCAAGTACAGATGGCAGTGTATCGAGTGTAAATGCTGCTCCATATGCGGTACATCGGACAACGAT GATCAGCTGCTGTTTTGCGATGACTGCGACCGCGGCTATCATATGTATTGTTTGGCTCCACCTCTCGCATCTCCACCGGAGGGTTCCTGGTCCTGTCAACTCTGCCTAGCCGAATTCCATCGGCATGACTAA
- the thoc7 gene encoding THO complex subunit 7 homolog isoform X1 — translation MSDEEVIRRRLLIDGDGTGDDRRINVLLKSFLKWANTPDPDNTVHERMLSQLAQCEFAQKKSRLVANMSQEELKNYERMSKDIGIQIEEAKKEIEKTKVELQDAKRVRKNRIEYDVLAKVISEQPDRLETDVKLATLRKELGTLKEKSEQLEHKLEMRRKQFHVLISSIHSLQGMLDESDEEIMDVSLENYEDVDVCMSPKAAAW, via the exons ATGTCAGATG AGGAAGTTATACGACGTCGTCTACTCATAGATGGAGATGGAACAGGCGATGATAGACGGATAAACGTTTTGTTGAAGTCGTTTTTAAAATGGGCAAATACTCCGGATCCAGACAATACTGTGCATGAAAGAATGCTGTCACAGCTAGCCCAGTGTGAATTCGcacaaaaaaaatctcgtcTCGTAGCAAATATGAGTCAAGAGGAGTTAAAGAATTATGAAAGGATGTCAAAGGATATTGGTATTCAAATTGAAGAGgctaaaaaagaaattgagaaaactaAGGTCGAGCTACAAGATGCTAAACGTGTTCGTAAAAATAGAATCGAGTATGACGTTCTTGCCAAAGTGATCAGCGAACAGCCTGATAGACTTGAAACAGATGTGAAGCTCGCCACTTTGCGTAAAGAGTTGGGAACCTTGAAG GAAAAATCTGAACAATTAGAGCATAAGCTAGAAATGCGAAGAAAACAATTCCATGTGCTAATATCGTCGATTCATTCGCTACAAGGAATGTTGGATGAGTCTGATGAAGAAATAATGGACGTCAGTCTTGAGAATTACGAGGATGTGGATGTGTGTATGTCTCCAAAGGCTGCAGCCTGgtaa
- the thoc7 gene encoding THO complex subunit 7 homolog isoform X2, with product MSDEEVIRRRLLIDGDGTGDDRRINVLLKSFLKWANTPDPDNTVHERMLSQLAQCEFAQKKSRLVANMSQEELKNYERMSKDIGIQIEEAKKEIEKTKVELQDAKRVRKNRIEYDVLAKVISEQPDRLETDVKLATLRKELGTLKEKSEQLEHKLEMRRKQFHVLISSIHSLQGMLDESDEEIMDVSLENYEDVDVCMSPKAAA from the exons ATGTCAGATG AGGAAGTTATACGACGTCGTCTACTCATAGATGGAGATGGAACAGGCGATGATAGACGGATAAACGTTTTGTTGAAGTCGTTTTTAAAATGGGCAAATACTCCGGATCCAGACAATACTGTGCATGAAAGAATGCTGTCACAGCTAGCCCAGTGTGAATTCGcacaaaaaaaatctcgtcTCGTAGCAAATATGAGTCAAGAGGAGTTAAAGAATTATGAAAGGATGTCAAAGGATATTGGTATTCAAATTGAAGAGgctaaaaaagaaattgagaaaactaAGGTCGAGCTACAAGATGCTAAACGTGTTCGTAAAAATAGAATCGAGTATGACGTTCTTGCCAAAGTGATCAGCGAACAGCCTGATAGACTTGAAACAGATGTGAAGCTCGCCACTTTGCGTAAAGAGTTGGGAACCTTGAAG GAAAAATCTGAACAATTAGAGCATAAGCTAGAAATGCGAAGAAAACAATTCCATGTGCTAATATCGTCGATTCATTCGCTACAAGGAATGTTGGATGAGTCTGATGAAGAAATAATGGACGTCAGTCTTGAGAATTACGAGGATGTGGATGTGTGTATGTCTCCAAAGGCTGCAGCCTG A